The following proteins come from a genomic window of Nicotiana tomentosiformis chromosome 12, ASM39032v3, whole genome shotgun sequence:
- the LOC138902544 gene encoding uncharacterized protein has protein sequence MRVDNEETVFNVYKAIKLPCHYEELSMIPIVEVDEKLIDQNVYLDDSLEKALMLFDSLEIDDKVKEMMHIDASCVYIQGLNPFEPLNRLSGPPPKPSNEEAPKLELKPLPSHLQYAYLGGSDTLLVIVSSDLSKLHEEKFLKVPHEHKRAIGWMMYVIRGIIPAFSMHKIVMEEGHKPIIEHQHCLNPIMKEVVRKEVIKWLNAGIVFPITDSKWIVIALENQEKTTFTCPYGTYAFKRMPFGFYNAPATFKRCEETNLMLNWEKFHFMVRKDIVLGNKVSKNGLQVDKAKVKAIEKFPPPTSVKGIHSFLGHASFYHRFIKDFSKFSSPICSLLEKDIPFKYDDTCLKAFEKLKK, from the exons gagaaactgaTAGATCAGAatgtatatctagacgattctctagaGAAAGCACTCATGTTGTTCGATAGCTTGGAAATTGATGACAAGGTTAAGGAGATGATGCATATTGATGCATCTTGTGTCTACATTCAAGGATTAAACCCCTTTGAGCCCTTAAATAGGCTGAGTGGGCCTCCACCAAAGCCGTCAAATGAAGAGGCTCCAAAATTGGAACTTAAACCTTTGCCctctcaccttcaatatgcttatttgggtggcTCTGACACTCTACTTGTTATTGTTTCCTCTGACTTATCTAAATTGCATGAAGAAAAGTTTTTAAAAGTGCCGCATGAGCATAAGCGAGCCATTGGGTGGATGATGTATGTAATTAGAGGTATTATTCCAGCCTTCAGCATGCATAAAATCGTCATGGAGGAAGGACACAAGCCAATTATAGAGCACCAACActgcctaaatccaatcatgaaagaagtggtaagaaaagaagtgattaagtggcttaatgcaggtattgtatttccaatcactgatagcaaatgg attgttaTAGCCCTAGAGAACCAAGAGAAGACCACATTTacgtgtccttatggcacgtatgcattCAAGAGAATGCCATTTGGTTTCtataatgcacctgcgacttttaaaag gtgtgaagagacaaacttgaTGCTAAACTGGGAGAAGTTCCATTTCATGGTACGAAAAGATATAGTCTTGGGGAACAAGGTGTCCAAAAATGGTCTGCAGGTGGATAAGGCAAAGGTGAAGGCGATTGAGAAATTTCCCCCACCAACATCCGTTAAGGGCATTCatagtttcttgggccatgcaagTTTTTATCATCgcttcattaaagatttttcaaaattttcttcaCCTATATGCAgtcttcttgagaaagatatcCCCTTCAAATATGATGATacttgtctgaaagcatttgagaaGCTGAAGAAATGA